GCCCGCTCCTGTGCCGAATCCTGTATCTGCATGGTTTCATTGTAGCAGCCATGGTATTTGTACCGTCCAGACTCTTTATATATGCCTGGTACTGTTCCATTAGACACAATCATTTCTTGTGACTTGCAGAATGTGACCGTCGTCAGAAGCATCGCAGCTGTTCTGGAGGCATTGACCATATCTGACAATCAAGTGGTGCTTAATGGATCTCGGGTCCCGGTTGAGCTAAGACGTCAACGAAGGGAAAGCGACACGGCAAAACAGACTTCAAATTATACAGGAAGACACCAAAGTCACTTCGTTCAAATACCACTTTCTGTTTATGAGGAACGGTGGGGGAGCTTTTCCGTGGTAATGCAACCACTGGAATGCACAGAGACATTGATGGATTCCCCAACCCTGCCATAAGCATGGTTTAACCCGGAGAGTACCGGAAACTCGATCTATCGAGTCTCTTAAAGTATGGCTAGTCAAGTGATCTCGGTGACCATCCGCTCATACCATGGTTGCGTTCAGAGATGATGACAGGACCTTGCATAGCTATGAGAAAAGTAGCTCAATCTATAATTGCCAAACCTATGTTGTGGGACTCTTTCGGTTACGGAGCCAAATAATATATGTAGCACCCAACACTGCCTAGTTCTTGGGGCTACAGTGACCTTGATTAAGGCACGGGTGATGGGCGACCTCAGGACTGTTCCTTGGGTCAGCTCTgccagcaaagaagccacTCTGAGAGTGAAAGTACGAAACTTTAAGAATAAAATATTGACTGTAACATCTTCTACTTCAATTTGCCTAATTTATCCAGCATAAAAGCTAACCTGCTGATACTGGTACCTCTTTGTTGTTGGGGCACCCTCTTTCATGCAGACTAAGAGATGAACTTCGAATATTGTATTTACATGGATAAGCTATGCGACTATTAAGAAACAGTTTGATCATAAAACTATTCAACTTGACAGGAAGTCTATATATCGAATATGGTAAAAATATCTGTTAGGCCTCGTTTTACCTACCTAActtatcaacagcatcgatATATCCGGGCTTTATGGGGTAGTCCTTAGGCAGCCTCTAGATTTCTTTGAATTATTAATCTTATACTGTTTGATCTACATAGAGAGCATCAGCAGAAGTATTAAAAAATGCACAAAAGACCTCTGTTCTCTATCGGAGTTTTCATCAGAATGCGGGGACAGCAGCATATTGAATCTGGGGTAGTTTTCGTTCATCGGAATCGGTATGTGGAGGAAATGTCGAACCGAAGCCTGGGATACAAAGATCGTTCGACCCTCAATGATCACGATATCGAGACTAAGATCTCTCCTAACACTAACGGACTTCTCCTCCGGGCCATTCTCGCCGCCGAGGACTGGGGCAGGGCCGCCGAGCTGATATACAACGTCTGGGGTGCAATGCTGAAAGACCCCGAGACAAGGAGCGGCGCAAGTTGGGAGTATCTTCCGGCTATCGGTCAGCCAGGCCTGGGTGCTTTCACAAGCCTGGGTCACCCATGGGGAGGCGCCGCAAACTACATCCTCACTGAATGGGCCGTTGGTTTGCGAAGTGCTGATGGTGTTCAGGGCTTCGGGTACAAGAACTGGTGGTGAACCCTGAGCTTGGAGCTCACATGGGTCTTTCTCATGCGAGAGCAAAGGTTCCTCTATATCCATCAGGACAAATCGAAGTTAAGCGATCCATCAATTCAAGAAAAATGACCTTTCAGATAAAGGCACCCACTGAAACAAAGGGTGTTTTCTGGATTagcaagacgaagaaaacgTTGGGAAACGATTCAAGCTATCAATTCACTATTCAATTATAGGCATTTGAATGTGGCATTGATAGGGATATTAGCCTCTAAAGATCTTAAGTCTTCTAGGTATTCTAATATTTATCTATTCTAGgaatttattaatatattaataaaataacTCTCTCTCTTATAAGTCTTAAGATTTAGTAACTAAGAGATAGGTTAGGACTTTAGTATTATAGATATTAGAATAAGTATAATTTACCTTATCTAAATTATAAGTTCCCTGAATATGTAAAATAGACGATATTTGCGGATTTTGTTATCAAACATCAGTTGTGGCTCCGCacactacctacctatgtactCCGCAAATCTCCAGTCTACCACCGATTTGGAAGGTACAGGTTGCCCGCTACCTTAGGTAGCCTAGCCGGGTGGTACCCTTACTTTCGtcccaccaccaccaggctCTCTTCagttctctcttctcctcctccacatcTATCCTACACGTCCATCGTCAGTATCACCGAGTTTGATCTCGAGCGCACTACGGTAttcctcatctgcctcaagtCTCGCGCATTGTCGTTGTCCAGCTGTCACAGGACACCTCCTACGCAACTCCGCATTTTGCGACAAACCTTTTGCCTCACAAAGCCCCTCCAACTGAATCATCATGAACTCCTTCATCGACTATTCAAAGAACACCAGGTCGAAGAATTACCATGGATCCGGATCATTTGCCACCTTTATGATCATCGCTCGTAAGTTGCCCGTGTTGTGACCAATTCATCACACCCGTGCTGATCCATATCTCCAGCTGTGTGCTTCTTCCTGGGCATCCTTTTTGCCTCATTCCCTTACGACTTCCCTCTTCTATGGACCAAGGCTCCTGTGCCCGATAACTTCTTTGATCACCTCGAGACACATCTGAAGTTTGTACACCAGTCTCCGGCGCTCATTAGCCGTATCCTCCACATTGTCATCTCTATCGGCTTCATCGGTTTCTTCATTAAGCTCTTCCGCCCCAGTGAGGCCAACTTCCTGTTTGACGGCGCGTCCCTCATTCTCTACCTGATTGGTTTCGGTGTTTACGTCGCCAACATTGTCAAGGCTCTCCGAAGTGTTAGTGCCGAGATCTGGACCAACGACGGCTTCGATGGCAAGACTCATGAGGGTGAGAGCGGCGAGCTTATTCTGGGTCGCGAGGACAGCTTGAAGGTTCTTTCGGCCAGCAATACcattcttgcccttgttcttgttggaATTCTCGTTCTGCAAGTCGGCGAGTGGtatgctgagaagaaggaagctgatgacGCCGCCGCTGTCGATGCCAAGGAGGCCTCggaaaagaaggagggtTCCCCTAGCAAGGCctccaccaagaagaagcagtaaAATGCCTTTTCAGTGTAGCATCGCAATGTCAGGGTTCACGACTCCTGGGTTCGGATGATTATCTGGATAAGTGTGTTGATTGCACACAAATGCGCCAGCCATTGTATAACTTGTACATTATTAATCAACATCCCGCGTGCTCTCAGTTGTCACTCTTGTTCTTTATTCCGATTtaaacatcaccatctgaTGGAACGATAAGAAGCGATGGACCCTAGCATTATGAGCTGTCGTACCAATCATTTCAGGAAGCATATACGAATAAACACATCCAGGAACTAGTGTGCATGACAATCGGGTTTCGGTACGAAGCAATATTCAATCTCAATAAGCATAAAAGCGCCGCGGGAGTCAACAGGACTCCTCGTTATTTTAAATCTGACAATGTCGTCTATTAAGCTTTCGATAGATTATAGCACACCACACTATTACACGAATCATACAGACATTTTCATCGCAATCGTCTTGTGGGGGTCGTAGCCCTTAATGGTGAAATCTTCCGCTTTCCATCCGTCGATACTTCCACCCTTTTCTCGCGAAATTTCCAACTCGGGGAAGTTTCGTGGCTCACGCTCTAATTGTGTGTTGAGGGCGTCAACGTGGTCCAGGTACACATGAGCGTCACCCATGACATGAGTGAGGCTTCCGGGAACTAGTTCACAAACATGGGCAAGCATGTGAGTTAACAGCGCGTAGCTGGCAATGTTGAAGGGAACTCCCAAACCCATATCGCAAGACCTCTGATATAGCTGACAATGAAGCTGACCCTGAGGCTTGGCTCCCGAATCGTCATCCTTGCTCCGAGGATAGGAGACGTAGAACTGCGCGAACATGTGGCAAGGTGGCagaaccatcttcttcatatcgGCAGGGTTCCAAGCAGAAAGAACCAGGCGGCGGTCATAAGGGTTGGTTCGTAGTTTGTGAATGATCTCGGCAAGCTGGTCTACACCCTGACCTGTGTAATCCGTCTTTGCATCAATATATTCGGCACCAAAATGTCGCCATTGAAAGCCATACACGGGACCGAGATCGCCGGTCTCACGATGattgaggccaaggttgtcaagaaaCTCGCGAGATCCATTGCCATCCCATATTTTGATGCCAGCTTCGCTGAGGCTGTTAGAAGATGTGTTGCCTTCGATGAACCACAGGAGCTCGGCAATGACTGCTCGGGTGAAGACACGCTTTGTAGTaatgagaggaagaacgGGGATTCCGTTCTTATTCAGTGAGAATTTTAGGGGCCGAGGAGCGAAGATGGAGTATGTACCAGTACCTGTGCTATTAGATAATTAGACTGTTGCCTGGTAATAGTTGTTACGTTCTCTTACCGGTCCGGTCGACGCTCGCCGCTTTCAAGGATTTCtcggacaagatcaagataTTGATTCTCTTCGTGGTTGATCGACTGTGAGCCGTTCGAAGGCCTGGAATCCGCGGCATTCTGTGTCATGGTCATACTGAGAGTGAGTATTGTGCCGGCTGCTCGGGAACGATTGTGTCCAGGTAGGTGTATTGAAATCCTAGGTAACCAGATTCCCCAGACCAGATGAAATCAATTAAACTTGCAGTCGCGTCAAGTCGCGTAGACGCGACCACCCCGCTGCCCCACCATCATCCTGGAAGTGGTGGAGAATATTTAAACCGAACCGAATATCAGATGCGAAGGTGAGAGATGCTTTCTCAGGTGCAGGGTCATACGTGGCAAACCAATATACTAGAGTATTTACGGAGCACGTAAATTGGCTTTAGATCGGTCTGAATTTATGATGCAAAGTTTGGCAGCGAGAAACTGCCCAAATTGTAGGAGGGAAGTCGGAGAATGCTGGTCGTTTCTTGACCGAGCGGATTGGTGTTTTCGCCGCGGGTTGTTGATGTGGAAATAGTGCCTAAGATGGTTGCTTGGCAGACTTCAAGGGTTCTCGTCAAGGAAGTTTTCCACCTATGCAGAATTTTATCCTTGACTACTAGACTACCTGCCTAAGGTGCAACTAGGGTTTGGTTGGCTTATACGTCTTCTGGTCTTCGGTTGATGCACCGGTGTCGGAGTGGGTAATCTTATCAATCAGCGATCAACATGCAGGACGCTAGTCAGGAAACTTCCCTAAGGGGTCAAGGTTCAATACATATTACATGGTGATTCCAATTGATCATGGAGATCAACTTTGCAAATGGATCCATTTGACCCGGAGCAGTACCTAATCAGACAGTATTGAGAAACCCCTTTTTCCCACTGCTGAACCACAATTAAACGAGCTGAACGTAACAGAACCCTCGAAACATCCAACTCCAAGGTGTGCAGGTTCGATCTGATAAAGGAAGCTATAACATGATTGGCTTGAATTTTGCAAAAGCGGGCGGTCTGATGTCACATGCAGAAATGTCAAGAGAATTTTCTCTTTGGGGCCCGATGCCCGAAAACGACCCCAACAGCAAGCGTCTCTCTGCATGACGGTTCACCTTGCCAACCCGCAGCACAGGGCGGCGATTATATGTCACAGGCATTGCCCACAAAGTTGCGTTGCACCTTGACAGATTAGCTTGCCCTGTAGCTGCGAGAAAATCATATCCTTCCAATCCTCGTTTACCGACTTTCGGCGGTCGTTCCACTGACTGACTGCCACTGCTCTTCAGTAACGCATAGCACAGCTATATTCGATGCATCCCGCACCCTGAACATCCCAAATTTGTCTGCTTGTCAACCACCTATGTAGGTAGCTTTTGGCTACTACTCGGCGATACATCGATTTCAAAGGCACCAAGTGCCCCAAAACTGCAGCCTTGGTCTTTATTTCATGCCTTACCTCAACGAAGGTACCTTATTGGACCCATCCTCCGATCGCGTATACTATCACTGGAGTCCCCCTCCTTCAAAGCTTTTTGAAGGTACCTACTAGGTAGTCACGACACCGCTTTCCAACACTTCCTGTCAACCCTCAATAGGGGTGCTCGATACTTTACGCCGTTCCTATTCGCCCGTAATTCTCCTTTCGAGATCGCGATTGATTAGCGCCACCGCTTCCATGGAGCCTAGTCCTGTAGCTGTGGAGGTTGCTGGCCATGCGCCCAACTTCTCCCTCAAGGGAAAGACGGCGCTTACGGAGGCATTCGAAGATGTACTATGCGGATCGGTATGTGGCTTTATCTGAGCCGGTTCTTCGAATATTGACTTTCATCAGTTTGCTGGCGCTGTGGGCAAATACATCGAGTATCCGTTCGATACGGTCAAAGTGCGGTTACAAAGTCAGCC
This genomic interval from Fusarium verticillioides 7600 chromosome 1, whole genome shotgun sequence contains the following:
- a CDS encoding ER membrane protein SH3, which produces MNSFIDYSKNTRSKNYHGSGSFATFMIIAPVCFFLGILFASFPYDFPLLWTKAPVPDNFFDHLETHLKFVHQSPALISRILHIVISIGFIGFFIKLFRPSEANFLFDGASLILYLIGFGVYVANIVKALRSVSAEIWTNDGFDGKTHEGESGELILGREDSLKVLSASNTILALVLVGILVLQVGEWYAEKKEADDAAAVDAKEASEKKEGSPSKASTKKKQ
- a CDS encoding thymidylate synthase, whose protein sequence is MTMTQNAADSRPSNGSQSINHEENQYLDLVREILESGERRPDRTGTGTYSIFAPRPLKFSLNKNGIPVLPLITTKRVFTRAVIAELLWFIEGNTSSNSLSEAGIKIWDGNGSREFLDNLGLNHRETGDLGPVYGFQWRHFGAEYIDAKTDYTGQGVDQLAEIIHKLRTNPYDRRLVLSAWNPADMKKMVLPPCHMFAQFYVSYPRSKDDDSGAKPQGQLHCQLYQRSCDMGLGVPFNIASYALLTHMLAHVCELVPGSLTHVMGDAHVYLDHVDALNTQLEREPRNFPELEISREKGGSIDGWKAEDFTIKGYDPHKTIAMKMSV